A region of Gemmatimonadaceae bacterium DNA encodes the following proteins:
- a CDS encoding sigma-54-dependent Fis family transcriptional regulator produces MAALPPSGDGVPAPPSPPPPFDRDAQRLTAQEWELAVTGGLTPERVRSVVRRSWHRSQEAAVRPDLRVAPMVLESDDLFSTRQRLDWLPMAARAVTQLHGSYGVGHVLTMFDADGRMVHADGDPRAPDGLAEINFRPGGCWHEAMVGTNGPGTALATRAPVHIVGAEHFCENWQQWPCAAVPLRDQVTGRVLGALDISGPRDVAHPHTLDLIVALGVAVEQMLAARDVERRYLVVHKLLELSSRHAGDGFVAIDRAGTVLFAQGNVPEVIKAQGLLPDSFRRLVVHVMQATRDPWPVELGARDLSDPLARAATAQVVCDGITPIGAVVRFSRTASEMGSRRELVRGVARDVARDLLRESRAEPTPTAVRDGAQTRYAFADLVGNSAALAAASRVAEIAASNALPVFITGESGTGKELFAQAIHGASARRALPFVAVNCAALPRDLLEAELFGYVGGAFSGARREGHAGYVVAAEGGTLFLDEIAELTPAAQAALLRVLQEGEVTAVGSTQRRRVNVRVIAATNRPIAASLADGSLREDLFYRLDVLRLELPPLRERAGDVALLARSFVAATCVALGKPPCTLLPDAVAALSAYHWPGNVRELENVLRRAVAMAPGLSLSAADLPEHVRRAARPAERRPEPPRDAPVDAERERTLMAVRTARTMLEAARTLGITRSTLYRRLERYGVRGEWVVRE; encoded by the coding sequence ATGGCCGCTCTCCCACCCAGCGGCGACGGGGTCCCCGCCCCACCGTCTCCCCCGCCGCCGTTCGATCGCGACGCTCAACGCCTTACGGCGCAGGAGTGGGAGCTGGCCGTGACCGGGGGCCTCACCCCCGAGCGCGTCCGGTCGGTGGTCCGCCGCTCGTGGCATCGGTCGCAGGAGGCGGCCGTTCGCCCTGATCTGCGGGTGGCCCCGATGGTACTCGAGAGCGACGATCTGTTCTCAACACGCCAGCGACTCGATTGGCTGCCGATGGCCGCACGCGCGGTCACGCAGCTGCATGGCAGCTACGGGGTGGGCCATGTGCTCACCATGTTCGACGCCGATGGCCGCATGGTGCACGCTGACGGCGATCCGCGCGCGCCGGATGGCCTGGCCGAGATCAACTTCCGCCCGGGTGGCTGCTGGCACGAAGCGATGGTGGGCACCAATGGGCCGGGCACCGCGCTCGCGACACGCGCGCCGGTGCACATCGTGGGCGCCGAACATTTCTGCGAAAACTGGCAGCAGTGGCCCTGCGCCGCGGTGCCATTGCGCGATCAGGTCACCGGGCGCGTGCTGGGTGCGCTCGATATCTCGGGGCCGCGCGATGTGGCCCATCCGCACACGCTCGATCTGATCGTGGCGCTGGGCGTCGCGGTGGAGCAGATGCTCGCGGCGCGCGATGTGGAGCGGCGCTATCTCGTGGTGCACAAACTGCTCGAGCTGTCGTCGCGCCACGCGGGTGATGGCTTCGTGGCCATCGACCGCGCGGGGACGGTGCTCTTTGCGCAGGGGAACGTGCCCGAGGTGATCAAGGCGCAGGGGCTGCTGCCGGATTCCTTCCGTCGCCTGGTGGTGCATGTCATGCAGGCGACGCGTGACCCATGGCCCGTTGAGCTTGGCGCCCGCGATCTGAGCGACCCGCTCGCGCGCGCCGCGACGGCCCAGGTGGTGTGTGATGGGATCACGCCGATCGGTGCGGTGGTGCGCTTCTCGCGCACGGCCAGCGAGATGGGCTCGCGCCGGGAGCTGGTGCGCGGCGTGGCGCGCGACGTGGCGCGCGATCTGCTGCGTGAGTCGCGCGCGGAACCAACGCCGACCGCGGTGCGCGATGGAGCGCAGACGCGCTATGCCTTTGCCGACCTCGTGGGGAACAGCGCAGCGCTGGCGGCCGCGAGCCGTGTCGCCGAGATCGCGGCGAGCAACGCCCTCCCGGTGTTCATCACCGGCGAAAGCGGTACCGGCAAGGAGCTGTTTGCTCAGGCGATTCACGGGGCGAGTGCGCGGCGTGCGCTGCCGTTTGTGGCCGTGAACTGTGCCGCCTTGCCGCGTGACCTGCTGGAGGCGGAACTCTTCGGCTATGTCGGTGGCGCCTTCTCCGGCGCGCGCCGCGAAGGCCATGCGGGATACGTGGTGGCCGCCGAGGGCGGCACACTGTTTCTCGACGAGATCGCCGAGCTCACGCCGGCGGCGCAGGCGGCGCTGTTGCGTGTGCTGCAGGAGGGCGAAGTCACGGCGGTCGGGAGCACGCAGCGACGGCGGGTGAATGTGCGCGTCATCGCGGCGACCAACCGCCCCATCGCGGCGTCACTCGCCGACGGCTCGCTGCGCGAGGATCTGTTCTATCGCCTCGACGTCCTGCGTCTCGAGCTGCCGCCGCTGCGCGAACGCGCCGGCGACGTGGCGTTGCTTGCGCGCAGCTTCGTGGCCGCCACCTGCGTGGCGCTTGGCAAACCGCCGTGCACGCTGCTCCCGGATGCCGTCGCCGCGCTCTCGGCGTATCACTGGCCGGGGAATGTGCGCGAACTGGAGAACGTGCTCCGCCGCGCGGTGGCGATGGCGCCGGGCCTCTCGCTCAGTGCGGCCGACCTGCCGGAGCATGTGCGCCGTGCCGCGCGGCCGGCCGAGCGGCGACCGGAGCCGCCCCGCGATGCGCCGGTGGACGCCGAGCGCGAACGCACGCTCATGGCGGTACGCACCGCGCGCACCATGCTCGAGGCGGCGCGCACACTCGGCATCACGCGCAGTACGCTCTATCGCCGTCTCGAGCGCTACGGCGTGCGCGGGGAGTGGGTGGTGCGGGAGTAA
- a CDS encoding DUF2252 domain-containing protein gives MGPRLKRLQAFHATRDPERVQRKLARMRRDPFAFLRGTNVLFQEDWALGAGLLKKGPLAWQCGDLHAENVGSFRGGNRLTYFDLTDFDDAVLAPVLLDITRLCTSVLVAADLHTEQVAGGFDGRAMAAHLLATYRATLAEGKAWWIERGIATGLVRDLLRNLRERSRREFLETRARLAKRQLRVRGVHALPAPDEERARVAAAVQEALAATAPDLVVHDVARRIAGNGSLGVPRWVLLVEHAVPDARFALLDAKIPAPSPAVMHAPVQPEWPNEATRVVTVQRLMQAAPPALHHVVPFGEKALVLRELQPSEDRVRLDVAMARPRAVRKLLEQMAQLLAWGQLRASGWYGASGGDALQQFAQRDDWEGEVIAYAVRAATTNRQDWQAFCDNLP, from the coding sequence ATGGGCCCCCGTCTCAAGCGGCTGCAGGCGTTCCACGCCACCCGCGACCCCGAGCGGGTGCAGCGCAAGCTCGCGCGCATGCGGCGCGATCCGTTCGCCTTTCTGCGCGGCACCAACGTGCTCTTCCAGGAAGACTGGGCGCTTGGGGCCGGCCTGCTCAAGAAGGGACCACTCGCCTGGCAGTGCGGCGATCTGCACGCCGAGAATGTGGGCTCATTCCGCGGCGGCAATCGGTTGACGTACTTCGATCTCACCGATTTTGACGACGCGGTCCTCGCGCCCGTGCTGCTCGATATCACGCGCCTCTGCACCAGCGTGCTGGTCGCCGCCGATCTGCACACCGAGCAGGTGGCGGGCGGGTTCGATGGCCGCGCGATGGCCGCACACCTGCTGGCGACCTATCGCGCCACGCTGGCCGAGGGGAAGGCGTGGTGGATTGAGCGGGGGATCGCGACGGGTCTCGTGCGCGACCTGCTGCGCAATCTGCGGGAACGCTCACGTCGCGAGTTTCTCGAGACGCGCGCACGTCTGGCCAAGCGCCAACTGCGGGTGCGTGGCGTACACGCGTTGCCGGCCCCCGACGAAGAACGGGCACGCGTGGCCGCGGCCGTCCAGGAGGCGCTCGCGGCCACGGCGCCCGATCTGGTGGTGCACGATGTCGCGCGCCGCATTGCCGGTAACGGCAGTCTGGGCGTCCCGCGGTGGGTGCTGCTGGTGGAGCACGCGGTGCCGGATGCGCGCTTCGCGCTGCTCGATGCGAAGATCCCCGCGCCGTCGCCCGCGGTGATGCATGCGCCGGTGCAACCGGAATGGCCCAACGAGGCCACCCGCGTCGTCACCGTGCAACGCCTCATGCAGGCGGCGCCGCCGGCGCTGCATCATGTGGTGCCGTTCGGCGAGAAGGCGCTCGTGCTGCGCGAACTCCAGCCCAGTGAAGATCGCGTGCGGTTGGACGTCGCGATGGCCCGCCCGCGCGCCGTGCGCAAGCTCCTCGAGCAGATGGCGCAACTGCTCGCCTGGGGGCAGCTGCGCGCCAGCGGCTGGTACGGCGCCAGCGGCGGCGATGCGCTGCAGCAGTTCGCCCAGCGCGACGACTGGGAGGGCGAGGTGATTGCCTACGCCGTCCGCGCGGCGACGACGAACCGGCAGGATTGGCAGGCGTTCTGCGATAACCTGCCGTAA